From Weissella confusa, a single genomic window includes:
- the aroD gene encoding type I 3-dehydroquinate dehydratase: MTNLKIGSAIARPERPLIAVPVMGETVNDVLVMLEQANESQADVIEWRVDYLADPGELQASQMQTIAFNADKPLIVTWRTTAEGGQEDFDSIAYHWVYQLAIASRVAAVDVEVALLEEVGDVIEDAQSQGITVIGSRHYFDETPADLAATLQEMIATPADVVKLAVMPNDDEDVQRLLDATKAADQAKPLITMAMGELGQRSRFDGYQYGSQLTFASLGESSAPGQPGVTQLKAHFE, translated from the coding sequence ATGACGAATTTGAAAATTGGGTCAGCCATTGCGAGGCCCGAGCGCCCGTTGATTGCGGTGCCAGTCATGGGTGAAACCGTGAATGATGTGTTGGTGATGTTGGAACAAGCCAACGAGAGTCAAGCCGACGTGATTGAATGGCGCGTGGATTATTTAGCTGATCCGGGTGAGTTACAAGCTAGCCAAATGCAAACCATTGCTTTTAATGCGGATAAGCCGTTGATTGTCACGTGGCGAACAACAGCTGAAGGCGGGCAAGAAGACTTTGATAGCATCGCTTATCACTGGGTATACCAGTTGGCGATTGCAAGTCGTGTTGCGGCGGTGGATGTCGAAGTTGCGCTGCTTGAAGAAGTTGGGGATGTGATTGAAGATGCGCAATCACAGGGCATTACCGTGATTGGTTCACGTCATTATTTTGACGAGACGCCCGCTGATTTAGCTGCAACGTTGCAAGAAATGATTGCGACACCAGCTGATGTTGTAAAACTGGCTGTGATGCCAAATGATGATGAGGATGTGCAACGATTGTTGGATGCAACTAAGGCAGCTGATCAAGCAAAGCCGTTAATCACAATGGCGATGGGCGAACTTGGTCAGCGGTCACGTTTCGACGGGTATCAATATGGTTCCCAATTAACATTCGCGAGCCTTGGTGAGTCATCAGCGCCAGGACAACCTGGTGTGACACAACTAAAAGCACATTTTGAATAA
- the xylA gene encoding xylose isomerase, translating to MSELFDFPKVEYLGGKKGINFLDAKGYNFYNPEEPVTINGETKPMKDWLKFSVAYWHTMDQRLVDPFGEGTAVRPWDVDGVDDVTSMEQALKKVDYMFEFMDKLGVEYFAFHDRDLAPEGNTLAETNANLDKVVDKIEQKMHETGKKLLWNTSSLFTNKRFLAGGATTPFADVFAYAAAQIKHSLEIAKRLNSESYVFWGGREGYESLLNTDTKRELDHIAKFFKLAKDYANEIGYTGQFLLEPKPKEPTAHQYDTDVQTTIAFLKTYGLENDFKLNLEGNHAYLAGHTYEHEARFAREAGLLGSLDANMGDKQTGWDIDEFPNDIYEATLVMYEFVKNGGLPTGGLNFDSKVRRASFKPDDLFYAHMAGMDVYAAGLRVALKMVEDNFLENIYKERYASFDSGIGADFEADKVTFKDFEDYILNKTNDEIFATIQSGRLEAIKATLNNYIYSVLGTTFNK from the coding sequence ATGTCAGAACTGTTTGACTTCCCTAAGGTTGAGTACCTTGGCGGAAAGAAGGGGATTAACTTTTTGGACGCCAAGGGATATAACTTCTATAACCCTGAGGAGCCTGTAACGATCAACGGAGAAACGAAGCCAATGAAGGATTGGTTGAAGTTTTCAGTTGCCTACTGGCACACGATGGACCAACGTTTGGTTGACCCATTTGGTGAAGGAACTGCCGTACGTCCTTGGGATGTTGATGGTGTTGATGATGTCACAAGCATGGAACAAGCCTTGAAGAAGGTTGATTACATGTTTGAGTTCATGGACAAGTTGGGTGTTGAATACTTCGCCTTCCACGACCGTGACTTGGCACCAGAAGGTAACACGTTGGCTGAGACGAACGCCAACTTGGATAAGGTTGTCGACAAGATTGAGCAAAAGATGCACGAAACTGGCAAGAAGTTGCTATGGAACACATCATCATTGTTCACGAACAAGCGTTTCTTGGCCGGTGGTGCTACGACACCATTTGCTGACGTCTTCGCTTATGCTGCAGCCCAAATCAAGCACTCATTGGAGATTGCTAAGCGTTTGAACTCAGAATCATACGTATTCTGGGGTGGTCGTGAAGGTTACGAGTCATTGTTGAACACGGATACGAAGCGTGAGTTGGATCACATCGCCAAGTTCTTCAAGTTGGCCAAGGATTACGCTAACGAAATTGGCTACACTGGTCAATTCTTGTTGGAGCCAAAGCCAAAGGAGCCAACGGCACACCAATACGATACTGATGTCCAAACGACAATTGCCTTCTTGAAGACGTACGGTTTGGAAAACGACTTCAAGTTGAACTTGGAAGGAAACCACGCATACTTGGCCGGCCACACTTACGAACACGAAGCTCGCTTCGCCCGTGAAGCTGGTTTGTTGGGATCATTGGATGCCAACATGGGTGACAAGCAAACTGGTTGGGACATCGACGAATTCCCTAATGACATTTATGAAGCAACATTGGTTATGTACGAGTTCGTTAAGAACGGTGGTTTGCCAACTGGTGGTTTGAACTTTGATTCAAAGGTTCGCCGTGCGTCATTCAAGCCTGATGACTTGTTCTACGCCCACATGGCCGGTATGGATGTTTACGCCGCTGGTTTGCGTGTTGCGTTGAAGATGGTCGAGGATAACTTCTTGGAGAATATCTACAAGGAGCGTTACGCATCATTCGATTCAGGCATCGGTGCCGACTTCGAAGCTGATAAGGTAACCTTCAAGGACTTTGAAGATTACATCTTGAACAAGACGAACGACGAAATTTTCGCAACGATTCAATCTGGTCGTTTGGAAGCTATCAAGGCAACCTTGAACAACTACATCTACTCAGTTTTGGGTACGACTTTCAACAAGTAA
- a CDS encoding energy-coupling factor transporter transmembrane protein EcfT — MFKLNPTVLLVILIGIGFQTAFSQSITLNIVVAVIGLLYLLLQRVSGKVIVIMLLVAAPLAFGTWWSFIAFGTGDTHRIALVYASRLYAYLLLGAALTLTTHVKDLLISLHLHAKLSSTFTYGLLAAFNLFPRVRRQVQTIRYAASLRGITYHFWSPQLYFKAIVSALHWSDDLAMAMTSHGFTEGFPRTQTATDPLPIWHWAVAIILIVGYAIVAWIIKPY; from the coding sequence ATGTTTAAGTTGAATCCGACCGTTTTGCTCGTTATTCTGATTGGGATTGGTTTTCAAACCGCCTTTAGTCAATCAATTACGTTGAATATCGTTGTTGCTGTCATCGGTCTACTATACCTACTGCTACAACGTGTTTCCGGTAAAGTCATCGTGATTATGTTGTTAGTTGCTGCCCCACTTGCCTTTGGAACATGGTGGTCATTCATTGCTTTTGGAACTGGTGACACGCATCGCATTGCGTTGGTTTATGCCTCACGTCTTTACGCCTATCTACTGCTTGGCGCAGCGCTGACATTAACCACGCACGTGAAAGATTTGCTCATCAGTTTGCACTTGCATGCCAAGTTGTCATCAACATTCACTTATGGCTTGTTGGCAGCCTTCAATTTGTTCCCTCGTGTACGACGCCAAGTCCAAACGATTCGTTACGCCGCCTCATTACGTGGCATCACCTATCACTTTTGGAGCCCACAATTGTATTTCAAAGCAATTGTCAGTGCTCTACACTGGTCTGATGACTTAGCAATGGCGATGACGTCACATGGCTTCACGGAAGGCTTTCCACGAACGCAAACTGCGACTGATCCTTTGCCAATCTGGCATTGGGCCGTTGCTATCATTTTGATTGTTGGCTATGCCATCGTGGCATGGATTATCAAACCTTATTAA
- a CDS encoding ATP-binding cassette domain-containing protein: MTSLRVVDFSFAYEADQPSILNKINLDLTPSSFNLMVGPSGSGKSTLLKAMAGLLPKFGGIVTNGDVLLEGQSIGPIAPFEKAKRVAMLFQNPDRQFAMRTAREQITFALENLQLPVADIKRRVTDAIAQLDLDGLADQELLTLSGGEKQLVALATIFAMQSDIILLDEPFANVDPDARQLLLQDLKDLQQTNGTTILISDHDLSGYADLVDTLYQLDTATGTLHEASRDMLTNIAPSPAFGGAPVGDGPLRWQDFGVAVGDRQLLQDATFTAPAGQIGLISGANGIGKSTFFKGLTHQRAYDGQILWETVDGRKVKQKIWSQRLALVFQSAIDQFVTMTVASEIALSKKFSLQATYWTDDRVADALEKLQLNNLQDHVVYQLSGGQQKKLQLLTMLIMGQPVLLLDEPLAGLDSTSVNVLMNLLQETIHQTNQTVLMISHQRQGLTGFVDYELHFADQHLTLIGGVQHV, encoded by the coding sequence ATGACATCATTACGTGTTGTAGATTTCAGTTTCGCTTATGAAGCTGATCAGCCAAGCATTTTGAATAAGATAAATTTGGATTTGACGCCCAGCAGTTTTAACTTGATGGTTGGCCCTTCTGGCTCAGGTAAGTCAACGTTGCTCAAAGCGATGGCTGGCTTACTACCAAAATTCGGTGGTATCGTCACAAATGGCGATGTCTTGTTAGAAGGTCAATCTATTGGCCCAATCGCACCATTTGAAAAGGCCAAGCGGGTTGCGATGCTGTTTCAAAACCCAGACCGCCAATTCGCAATGCGCACAGCCCGTGAGCAAATCACGTTTGCATTGGAAAACTTGCAGTTACCTGTCGCCGACATCAAACGTCGTGTCACAGATGCGATTGCGCAATTGGACTTGGATGGATTAGCTGACCAAGAACTACTAACGCTGTCTGGTGGTGAAAAGCAGCTCGTGGCCTTGGCGACAATTTTTGCGATGCAAAGTGACATCATTTTGCTTGATGAACCATTCGCCAATGTTGATCCGGATGCCCGCCAATTGTTATTACAAGATCTCAAAGATTTGCAACAAACAAATGGCACGACGATTTTGATTTCAGACCACGACTTGTCTGGATACGCCGACCTCGTTGATACCCTTTACCAACTCGATACGGCAACTGGTACGTTGCATGAAGCGAGTCGCGATATGCTAACTAACATCGCACCATCCCCAGCCTTTGGTGGCGCACCAGTTGGGGATGGACCATTGCGTTGGCAAGATTTTGGCGTTGCAGTTGGCGACCGCCAATTGTTGCAAGATGCAACCTTTACCGCACCTGCTGGTCAGATTGGGCTGATTTCAGGTGCTAATGGTATTGGCAAGTCAACATTCTTCAAGGGACTCACCCATCAACGCGCGTATGATGGCCAAATTCTTTGGGAAACCGTTGATGGTCGCAAAGTTAAACAAAAGATTTGGTCACAACGTCTTGCGCTAGTCTTTCAATCAGCCATCGATCAATTCGTGACGATGACCGTTGCGAGTGAAATTGCACTCTCGAAAAAGTTCAGTTTGCAAGCAACTTACTGGACGGATGACCGTGTTGCAGATGCGCTTGAAAAGTTGCAATTAAACAACTTGCAGGACCACGTCGTTTATCAACTATCTGGCGGACAACAAAAGAAGTTGCAACTACTGACCATGTTAATCATGGGCCAACCTGTTTTGTTGCTCGATGAACCGCTCGCTGGTTTGGATAGTACATCCGTCAATGTGTTGATGAACTTGCTACAAGAAACGATTCACCAGACCAATCAAACCGTTTTGATGATTTCACATCAACGCCAAGGTCTGACTGGGTTTGTCGATTATGAACTACATTTTGCCGACCAACACTTAACGCTAATCGGAGGTGTCCAACATGTTTAA
- a CDS encoding ECF transporter S component, with protein sequence MQTVVENKRGWALRDVIFLAIIAIFFGVIYQLWGASYYFLSATPLKPCANDMTIGVWLMAGPLAGVLLQKFGATTIGEVLAAVVEMLLFSSWGAATLIYGFVQGIGSELGFALTGYKNWSKLGLSLSVLTSTIVTFAWDLVNSGYMAYKPGMLITLFVIRLISVALFAGVLVYLINALVAKSGLMKR encoded by the coding sequence ATGCAAACAGTTGTTGAAAACAAGCGCGGTTGGGCGCTTCGAGATGTTATTTTCCTAGCCATTATTGCAATTTTCTTTGGGGTTATCTACCAATTATGGGGTGCCTCATACTACTTCTTGTCAGCGACCCCACTTAAGCCATGCGCTAATGATATGACCATTGGCGTTTGGTTGATGGCTGGTCCATTGGCCGGTGTGTTGTTGCAAAAGTTTGGTGCAACGACGATTGGTGAAGTATTGGCTGCCGTTGTTGAAATGTTGCTTTTCTCAAGCTGGGGTGCCGCAACGTTGATTTACGGTTTCGTACAAGGAATCGGTTCAGAACTTGGTTTTGCCCTCACAGGTTACAAGAACTGGAGCAAGCTTGGTTTGAGCCTATCAGTTTTGACGAGCACGATTGTGACGTTTGCCTGGGACTTGGTTAACTCAGGTTACATGGCCTACAAGCCCGGCATGTTGATCACGTTGTTCGTGATTCGTTTGATTTCAGTCGCTTTGTTTGCCGGTGTGTTGGTCTACTTGATTAACGCCTTGGTTGCGAAGTCAGGTTTGATGAAGCGTTAA
- a CDS encoding dihydroorotate oxidase yields MTTLTASIAGFDFDNVLLNAAGVYCQTASELDQILEASGAGSLVTKSATPAERDGNAGIRFAEMPLGSINSMGLPNLGLDYYLDYIITHQDEKPLFLSIAGLTKADNLAMLRDVQASDFNGLVELNLSCPNVPGKPQTAYDFDTTREILTEVFSFYTKPLGVKLPPYFDIAHFDMIAEILNDFPLAFVNTINSIGNGLVVDPETDTVVIAPKGGFGGLGGEIVKPTALANVRALRQRLRPEIKIIGTGGVTNGRDVYDHILCGADLVSVGTSLYFEGPAIFERLNNELIAIMAEKGYNHLDESRGQLQTLA; encoded by the coding sequence ATGACAACTTTGACTGCGAGCATTGCTGGTTTTGATTTTGACAACGTATTATTGAACGCTGCTGGCGTATATTGCCAAACAGCATCTGAATTGGACCAAATTCTAGAGGCCAGTGGCGCTGGCTCATTGGTTACGAAGAGTGCCACACCTGCTGAACGCGATGGTAACGCCGGTATCCGTTTTGCTGAAATGCCATTGGGTTCAATCAACTCAATGGGCTTGCCAAATCTTGGCTTGGACTACTACTTGGACTACATAATTACGCACCAAGATGAAAAGCCATTGTTCCTTTCAATCGCTGGTCTAACAAAGGCTGATAACTTGGCGATGTTGCGCGACGTTCAAGCTTCTGACTTTAACGGTTTGGTTGAATTGAACTTGTCTTGCCCAAACGTGCCAGGTAAGCCCCAAACGGCCTACGACTTCGACACAACGCGTGAGATTTTGACTGAGGTCTTCAGCTTCTACACGAAGCCTTTGGGTGTGAAGTTGCCACCTTACTTCGACATCGCCCACTTCGACATGATTGCTGAGATCTTGAACGACTTCCCATTGGCCTTCGTGAACACGATTAATTCAATCGGTAACGGTTTGGTAGTTGATCCTGAAACGGACACAGTTGTTATCGCGCCTAAGGGGGGCTTCGGTGGCCTTGGTGGTGAAATCGTTAAGCCAACAGCCCTTGCTAACGTGCGTGCCTTGCGTCAACGTTTGCGCCCCGAAATCAAGATTATCGGCACTGGCGGCGTGACGAACGGCCGTGATGTGTACGACCACATCCTTTGCGGTGCTGACTTGGTTTCAGTTGGAACGTCACTTTACTTCGAAGGACCCGCTATCTTCGAACGCTTGAACAACGAATTGATCGCCATTATGGCCGAAAAAGGTTACAACCACCTCGACGAATCCCGCGGACAGTTGCAAACCCTCGCCTAA
- a CDS encoding ribose-phosphate diphosphokinase, translating into MECEIKLFGLSANNKLARAVAEELHQPLSQIDIQRFADGEIYERVLESVRGDDVYIVAPIAEEVNDAFMETMIVIDALRRASAGQINVVIPYLGYARQDRKAKSREPITAKMVASMLEMNGVDRVVAIDLHADQLQGFFDIPVDHLQAAPLLSDYFYSRNMTDDLVVVSPDHTGAGRARKFADLLHSPWGVVNDHVAMTKPESPDAIVGEVAGRRAIIVDDIVDTGRRVQMTARALRANGATDVFVVATHAVLSGDAAQRLAGDDNISRLVFTDTLTLPAEKQSARFTTLSVAPLLAEAIQRIHDNRALDVLLKSRNNPEAKL; encoded by the coding sequence GTGGAGTGTGAAATTAAGTTATTCGGTCTGTCAGCTAACAATAAGTTGGCGCGTGCAGTGGCCGAAGAGTTGCACCAACCGTTGAGTCAAATTGATATTCAACGTTTTGCTGATGGTGAAATTTATGAGCGAGTTTTGGAAAGCGTTCGTGGCGATGATGTTTACATCGTGGCACCAATCGCTGAAGAAGTGAACGACGCTTTCATGGAAACTATGATTGTGATTGATGCGTTGCGTCGTGCTTCTGCTGGGCAAATCAATGTGGTGATTCCATATTTGGGTTACGCCCGCCAAGACCGCAAGGCAAAGTCACGTGAGCCAATCACGGCTAAGATGGTGGCCTCAATGCTTGAAATGAATGGTGTTGACCGCGTGGTTGCAATCGATTTGCACGCTGATCAATTGCAAGGATTCTTTGATATCCCAGTTGATCACTTGCAAGCCGCACCATTGTTGTCAGACTACTTCTACAGCCGCAATATGACGGATGATTTGGTCGTTGTCTCACCTGATCACACGGGTGCTGGTCGTGCCCGCAAGTTTGCTGACTTGTTGCACTCACCATGGGGTGTGGTAAACGACCACGTTGCCATGACAAAACCAGAGTCGCCTGATGCCATTGTTGGTGAAGTGGCTGGTCGCCGTGCGATTATCGTTGACGATATTGTCGATACTGGTCGCCGTGTCCAAATGACAGCGCGTGCTTTGCGTGCAAATGGGGCAACGGATGTCTTTGTTGTGGCAACACACGCCGTTTTGTCTGGTGATGCTGCGCAACGTTTGGCAGGAGATGATAACATTTCGCGCCTTGTCTTTACAGACACGTTGACGTTGCCTGCTGAAAAGCAAAGTGCTAGGTTCACAACGTTGTCAGTGGCACCGTTGTTGGCCGAGGCTATTCAACGTATTCACGATAACCGCGCTTTGGATGTTTTGTTGAAGTCACGCAATAATCCAGAAGCTAAGTTATAA
- a CDS encoding aldo/keto reductase: MVYAAADNRYDMMPYRRAADSGLILPALSFGLWRNLGDQKPLANSREVMLKAFDNGIFSFDNASNYGPSDGSAEETFGAVFEKDLKPYRNELVITTKAGYHMWPGPLGEFSGKKTLTAALDMSLQRMHLDYVDIFYAHRWDPNTNLRETAEALDLMVRQGKALYVGVSNYTTEQVAEIGAIFDELHTPFIGNQMSYNMFNREAETTDMLAELDKHHAGLIAYGPLAEGLLTDRYLDGFPADMPLHRTNAFIKEDPEGTVAKLNALNKVAADRGQTLAQLAMAWLLRDRRVPSIVIGASSVDHLLDNVKVRDNMDLSAEELVTIDQILKNN; the protein is encoded by the coding sequence ATGGTTTATGCAGCTGCAGATAATCGTTATGATATGATGCCATACCGTCGCGCGGCCGATTCTGGTTTGATTTTGCCAGCATTGTCTTTCGGACTATGGCGTAACTTGGGCGATCAAAAGCCACTTGCTAACTCACGTGAAGTGATGTTGAAGGCGTTTGATAATGGTATTTTCTCATTTGACAACGCATCAAACTACGGTCCATCAGATGGCTCTGCTGAAGAGACGTTCGGTGCTGTGTTTGAGAAGGACTTGAAGCCATACCGTAATGAATTGGTTATTACGACAAAGGCCGGTTACCACATGTGGCCAGGTCCACTAGGGGAGTTTTCTGGTAAGAAGACGTTGACGGCCGCATTGGATATGTCATTGCAACGTATGCACTTGGACTACGTTGACATTTTCTACGCGCACCGTTGGGATCCGAACACAAACTTGCGTGAAACGGCTGAAGCATTGGACTTGATGGTTCGCCAAGGTAAGGCTTTGTACGTTGGTGTTTCAAACTACACGACGGAACAAGTTGCTGAAATTGGGGCAATTTTTGATGAATTGCACACACCATTTATTGGTAACCAAATGTCATACAACATGTTTAACCGTGAAGCTGAAACGACGGATATGTTGGCAGAATTGGACAAGCACCACGCTGGTTTGATTGCCTACGGTCCTTTGGCTGAAGGGTTGTTGACTGACCGTTACCTAGATGGTTTCCCAGCTGACATGCCTTTGCACCGTACGAATGCTTTCATCAAGGAAGATCCAGAAGGTACGGTTGCTAAGTTGAACGCGTTGAACAAGGTGGCTGCAGACCGCGGTCAAACGTTGGCGCAATTGGCTATGGCTTGGTTGCTTCGCGACCGCCGCGTCCCATCAATCGTTATCGGCGCTTCATCAGTTGACCATTTGTTGGACAACGTGAAGGTCCGCGATAACATGGATTTGTCAGCTGAAGAGTTGGTAACCATTGATCAAATTTTGAAGAACAACTAA
- the rbsK gene encoding ribokinase, which yields MKKITVLGSLNADTILHIPHLPQQGETMAMDDASTAPGGKGANQAVAAKRMGGDVNFIGAVGQDANGQLLLDALKADGVDTTHVAELEGVATGAAYIMLEADSHNTILILGGANRQVNESNVEAAEDTIKASDVLIAQFETPMVATLNAFKSAKEADVMTVLNPAPATKDIPAELFAVTDLVVPNETEAEIITGIPVTDDLSMESAAKRLQEMGAKNVIITVGERGSYFYMADGENGFVPALKVKAVDTTAAGDTFIGALTTKLDADMRNVEEAVRFANAAAAITVQGAGAQPSIPTLDQVNASRA from the coding sequence ATGAAGAAGATTACAGTTTTGGGTTCTTTGAACGCTGACACAATTCTGCACATTCCACATTTGCCACAACAAGGTGAGACGATGGCGATGGACGATGCCTCAACTGCCCCTGGTGGTAAGGGTGCTAACCAAGCCGTCGCTGCAAAGCGCATGGGTGGGGATGTTAACTTTATCGGTGCCGTTGGCCAAGATGCAAATGGGCAATTGCTTTTGGATGCACTTAAGGCAGATGGTGTTGATACAACCCACGTGGCTGAACTTGAAGGTGTCGCAACTGGTGCGGCTTACATCATGTTGGAAGCTGACTCACACAACACAATTTTGATTTTGGGTGGGGCCAACCGCCAAGTTAACGAATCAAACGTTGAAGCTGCTGAGGATACCATCAAGGCATCAGATGTGTTGATTGCACAATTTGAAACGCCAATGGTTGCCACTTTGAATGCTTTCAAGAGTGCCAAGGAAGCTGACGTGATGACGGTTCTTAATCCAGCACCAGCAACGAAGGACATTCCAGCCGAGTTGTTCGCCGTGACTGATTTGGTGGTACCAAACGAAACGGAAGCTGAAATCATTACTGGCATTCCAGTGACGGATGATTTGTCGATGGAAAGTGCTGCTAAGCGTTTGCAAGAAATGGGTGCTAAGAACGTCATCATCACAGTTGGTGAGCGTGGTTCTTACTTCTACATGGCGGATGGCGAAAATGGTTTCGTGCCAGCTTTGAAGGTGAAGGCAGTTGATACGACGGCCGCTGGTGACACGTTTATCGGTGCATTGACGACTAAGTTGGACGCCGACATGCGTAACGTTGAAGAAGCCGTGCGCTTTGCCAACGCAGCTGCCGCAATTACGGTGCAAGGGGCTGGTGCACAACCATCAATCCCAACGTTGGACCAAGTTAACGCTTCACGTGCATAA
- a CDS encoding DUF1456 family protein produces the protein MNNNDIVRRIRFIYNIKNADMIKIFELGGLTITKDQYQDIMTKQEPDTPRDEKLSRRDLEKFMNGLIISQRGVKKDEDGQPVEPDYSMQRDNDINNVVIKKLKIAMTYSNEDLIEFWEAAGFKVSKGEVGAMLRRKGHPKYLVAGDQFMRKLLGGLAITFRDGETTEIVD, from the coding sequence ATGAATAACAATGATATCGTGCGTCGCATTCGTTTTATCTACAATATTAAGAATGCTGACATGATTAAGATTTTTGAACTTGGTGGTTTGACGATTACCAAGGACCAATACCAAGACATCATGACCAAGCAAGAACCAGATACACCTCGTGATGAAAAGTTGTCACGTCGCGATTTGGAGAAGTTCATGAATGGTTTGATCATTTCACAACGTGGTGTAAAGAAGGACGAAGATGGGCAACCAGTTGAACCTGACTACAGCATGCAACGCGATAATGACATCAACAATGTCGTAATCAAGAAGTTGAAGATTGCGATGACTTACAGCAATGAAGACTTGATTGAGTTCTGGGAAGCAGCTGGCTTCAAGGTGTCAAAGGGTGAAGTTGGTGCGATGTTGCGTCGTAAGGGCCACCCTAAGTACTTGGTTGCTGGGGATCAATTTATGCGTAAGTTGCTTGGTGGGTTGGCCATCACTTTCCGCGATGGCGAGACGACTGAAATTGTCGATTAG
- a CDS encoding universal stress protein produces the protein MVAELNLEIEPMHFQRILVGVDESQQGHVALANAIHQAVEDDAKLIIASILELGELSAVDVLSLPTVQAVEDQLEANLARYKEYAEAHGVKDVEVVFDSGQRAGEVLVEEIAPRVNADMIIVGAHSKKGWWESLGSQAVYVARHAKVSSMIARCDLEEPKK, from the coding sequence ATGGTAGCTGAATTGAATTTGGAAATTGAACCAATGCATTTTCAACGTATTTTGGTAGGTGTGGATGAATCACAACAAGGTCACGTGGCTTTGGCGAACGCGATTCACCAAGCTGTTGAGGACGACGCAAAGTTGATCATCGCATCAATTTTGGAATTGGGGGAGTTGTCAGCAGTTGATGTGTTGAGCTTGCCAACTGTTCAAGCGGTTGAAGATCAATTGGAAGCCAACTTGGCGCGTTACAAGGAATATGCAGAAGCACACGGTGTTAAGGATGTTGAAGTTGTCTTTGACAGCGGTCAACGTGCCGGTGAAGTGTTGGTTGAAGAAATCGCACCACGCGTTAACGCTGACATGATTATTGTTGGGGCGCACTCAAAGAAGGGGTGGTGGGAATCATTGGGTTCTCAAGCCGTTTACGTTGCGCGTCACGCCAAGGTATCATCAATGATCGCCCGTTGCGATTTGGAAGAGCCTAAGAAGTAA
- a CDS encoding N-acetyltransferase family protein: MEIREADTLADYAGILAIDEVVWNDTNAPVAMQKWSDASSFKAAMMAEGRRHGVAVDENNAVLGYVEFSSRFPSHRYKWDIGLGVAPAAQGQGVGGQLLAWLQELARQEKMHKITLRVLGTNPKAMHLYERAGFKQVGELKDEFYLDGHFVDDYLMDWFVD, from the coding sequence ATGGAAATTAGAGAAGCGGATACACTAGCAGATTACGCTGGCATTTTGGCAATTGACGAGGTCGTTTGGAATGATACGAATGCGCCAGTTGCCATGCAAAAATGGTCGGATGCGAGTTCGTTTAAAGCGGCAATGATGGCAGAAGGACGCCGTCATGGCGTTGCAGTTGACGAGAATAATGCTGTATTGGGATACGTTGAATTTTCGTCTCGTTTTCCAAGTCATCGGTATAAGTGGGACATCGGCCTTGGTGTTGCACCGGCTGCGCAAGGGCAAGGTGTTGGTGGCCAATTGTTAGCGTGGCTACAAGAATTGGCACGCCAAGAGAAAATGCACAAAATCACCTTACGGGTTTTGGGAACGAACCCCAAAGCAATGCACCTGTATGAACGAGCCGGCTTTAAACAAGTTGGTGAATTAAAAGATGAATTTTATTTAGATGGTCATTTTGTTGATGACTATTTAATGGATTGGTTCGTCGACTAA